The genomic DNA GTCGTGTAGTTTTATGGCTGATCAAAGTGCAAAAAGGTGCGTTAGCACCGAACAATTTATAGTATAAATTATTATTACATTAAAGGTGCGTAAGCACCGAACCCTATATTTAGCGATTTTTCCAGCAAATTCTTATAATCGCTGCTCGCTTGCTTTGCAGAAGCGAGCGGGATAAAATTTCACTTGTTTAAAATCCTTTTTACGCAGAATATGTATAAAAGAAACGTTAAAAATTTCTGAATCCTTGTAAGAAATTTAGTTTCTTTTATACGGTTTTTATTGCCTAAAGGTAATAAAAAATTCCTTGTAAAAAGTGTCTTTTCTTTTGTTTCGTTTTCTTTGGACAAGCAAAGAAAATGAAAGAAACAAAATTGAAACCATAAAAGCTTATTGATTACAAAAAAAGCCTTATAGGGGTTGCTATGGCATAAAGCCAATGGCTAAAAGCCAACAGCCAACGGCAAACAATAGTTCGTTGTAAAAAGCTAATTATCAATTTATATAATCGAGGAAGCTGTGAAGATACAGTAATTAAAAATACAAATCTCTTTCGCCTTTTTTAATTTTTTCAATCCTATTTCTAATCTCCGTAACGTTTACTTTATAGCTATCGTCTTCTAATTTTTTTAAGTTCTCTTCAATAACCTTGTACCCTTTAGCTTTGGTCTCTTCCGGAGCGTAATCTTCCAAATATTCGGTAAGAGTTAGAATTGCGTTCGGCGAGCAGTATCTCTTTATAAATCCGGGTACTGAAAATTCCATAAAGTGTTCGCCGGTTCTTCCTAATCGGTAGCAAGCTGTGCAGAACGAAGGCAAATAACCGGAATCTAAAAGTTCGTTAATAATATCGTTCAACGATCTGGAGTCGCCAATATGGAATTGTTCACGGTTCAGATTTTGTTCTTCGTTCAAGCTTTCGGTATAGCTTCCTATTTCAAGCTTTGTACCGCCGTCAATTTGCGAAACGCCAAATTTCATTACTTCTTTTCTTACTTCTGGATTTTCGCGAGCGGTAAGTATCAAACCTGTGTATGGCACAGCCAAACGAAGTATTGCAACCAATTTTGTAAAATCTTCGTCGGAAACATCGTAAGCTTTGTCGAAAGAAGCCGAAGATGCATCTTTCAGACGTGGAAACGAAATAGTGTGAGGACCAACGTTGTAACATGCTTCAAAGTGGTTTGTGTGTCTAACCAATCCCATTACTTCAAATCTCCAATCGTACAGCCCAAGTAAAGCACCAATGCCAACATCATCAATTCCCGCTTCCTGAGCTCTATCCAAGGAAGTTAGACGGTAGTTGTAGTCGGTTTTTTTGCCACCCAAATGGTATCTTTTGTATGCTTCGGGGTGGTAGGTCTCTTGAAAAATTTGATAAGTTCCGATTCCTGCGGCTTTCACCGTTCTGAAATCTTCAATCGACAAGGGAGCGGCGTTAATATTAACACGTCTTATTTCGCCGTTTCCTTTTTTCACAGAATAAACCAATCTTACAGTATGAGCAATGTATTCGGCATTGTAGGCAGGGTGTTCGCCATAAACCAAAATCAAACGCTTTTGTCCGTTGTCTTCCAATGCTTCCACTTCTCTAACAATTTCTTGGTCGCTTAGCGTATGTCTGATTGCTTCTTTATTGCCTGTCCTGAAACCGCAGTACGAACAATTGTTAATACACTTATTTCCAATGTAAAGCGGAGCAAACAAAACAATACGATTTCCGTAAACCATTTCTTTTAGTTTTCTTGCACCGGCTTTAATTTTTTCTACTAGTTCGGGAGTGTTTGCATTAATGAGTATTGCAGTTTCTCTTAATGTAAGTCTGTTTTTGTTTAATGATTTTTGAATTACTTTTTCAACATTTTCAGGTGTTGCTTCGGCGTTATTAAGGTGTTCCCATATTTCGTCGGCATCAATAAAAGGTTGCATCCTTTTATCGGGTATCTTACACTCTTCGGGATAAAATTTCATTTTTTTACAATTTTAATCTTTAATCAACCTGCGAAATTATAAATTTTCCCACAAATATATGTACAAAACTCGATTTTTATTATTATTTAAATCGCTTACTTAATTAAAAAAAATGCTTAGCTTTGTGATTTTTACAAAAATCAACAAATATGATTAAACAACATAAAATTGCAGTAACTTGTAAAGCCTTGATTTTATTAGGTTTTATCATAGTTTTCAATTCCAGCAACTTATTATCTCAAACTGTAACTATTGTTTCTAAAAGTACATCAGAGCCTGTTGAAAATTGTTATGTGTATAATAACGACAGCTCAAAAGTGGTGATTAGTAATTCAAAAGGAGAATTTAGGATTGATAATTTTTCAGACAGCGATATTCTGACTATAAGTCACGTTTCGTACTACAATAAGAGTGTTAGTGTTTTGGAAATTAAAGGCAAGAAAAATAAAATAGTTTTAGACGAGAACTTAATTAATTTGAAGGAATTTGTTTTAATTGAGAATAAGAAAGCCGAATTGCTTAAGCGGACTTACAATAAGATTGACATAATTGAGACGAAAGAAATCAGAGATATCAGTCCGCAAAGCAGCGCCGATTTATTGCGTGGTAGCGGTAAGGTATTTGTGCAGCAAAGTCAGTTAGGAGGAGGTAGTCCTGTTATCAGAGGGTTTGAATCCAACAGGTTGCTGATTGTTATCGACGGAGTTAGGATGAACAACGCTATATATCGAGCCGGACATTTGCAGAATGTCATTACAATCGACCCGGAAATGTTAGAACGTGTTGAGGTATTGCACGGACCGGGTTCGATAATGTACGGCAGCGATGCTATGGGCGGAGTTATGCACTTTTTTACAAAAAATCCGCAATTGTCGGGTAACGATACAACACTTGTGAACGGCGACTTGTCTCTACGATATGGCTCGGCAGCCAACGATTACATGCAAAGTTTTAGAATAAACGTAGGAACTAAAAAGTTTGCTTTGCTTTCGGGTGTTACTGCTAAATCCATTGGCGATTTGCGACAAGGTAGTGTTAGAGATGAAAAATACGGCGATTGGGGAAAACGTTTGTATTACGTTGAACGCATCAATAATATCGACTCCGTAATCACTAATCCCGATCCGCTTGTGCAAAAACAATCGGGTTACAAGCAATTTGATTTGTTTACCAAGTTGTTGTACAAACCATGCGAAAAGTACAGTGTTCTTGTCAATGCTCAATATTCAAACACAACCGATGTGCCTAGGTACGACCGACTAAATACTTTTGATGGAAATATCCCCAAATACGCCGAATGGTACTATGGTCCGCAAAAAAGAGCTTTAATTTCGGTAAAACAAACATTAACAAACAATTATTTGTTGTTCGACGAAATGGACGTTACCATGGCGTATCAAAATATTAGCGAGGATAGGATTAACAGGCGATTTAGAAAAAGTAAGAAACGACATCAGGAAGAAACTGTTAATCAGTACACTTTTAATACAGATTTTTACAAGCAAGTTACGGCTAAAAATAAAATCAACTACGGTATTGAATTTATTTACAATACTGTAAATTCCAATGCTTACCACGAGAATGTAAAAACAGGAGAAATCACCAAAACTGCAATTTCTAGGTATCCCGACAAATTGAACAATATGTTTCACGCAGCGGCGTATTTGTCGCACAAATGGGACATATGCGATAAATTTATTTTCTCGCAAAGTTTAAGATATAATTACGTTACTTTAAATTCGGAATATACGCCTGAAATGCTGCAGTTAGCTGACTTTCCGATAACAGGCGTAATATCTCAAAAAAATCAAACAGTAAATGGTGCCTTAGGGTTTGTGTACTTGCCCGGCAGAGATTGGCGATTAAAGGCAAATGTTTCAACAGGTTTCAGAGCACCTAATGTTGACGATGTCGGAAAGATAAACGATTCGAACTCCGACGACAAACTGCTGATAATTCCTAATCCTGACTTAAAACCCGAGCAGGTTGCTAATGCCGAACTTACCGTTGAAAAAACCATAGGACATGCATTTAATTTTGGAGTAACCGGCTTTTACACAAAACTTTTCGATGCTTTTGTGCTACAAAACACAACAATCAACGGCTCCGATTCAATTATGTACGAAGGCGTTATGTCGCATATTCAATTTATGAGCAACACTCAAAGTGCGACCTTGTACGGCTTTGAGGCATTTGTGTTAGCAAATATAACTCCATCTCTGCATTTCAGCAGTTTTATGACTTACACCAAAGGCACTATCGATAAGGATAAAAGTCCCTTAGACCATATTCCGCCTATGTTTGGTAAAACTTCTCTAAAATATATACACAATTACATTACAGCCGAAGTTTATGCTGTTTACAATTTTGCAAAACCATTGAACGAGTACAGCGCTTCAGGCGAAGATAATCCTGTGTATGCCACCGAAGACGGAACTCCGGCATGGTTTACTTTAAATGCTAAAGTTGATTTTAGGATTTCAAAAAATCTCAATGTGCTTTTTGGAGTTGAAAATATACTTGATAAACATTATCGTTATTTCGCAAGCGGAATAAGTGCACCCGGCAGAAATATTTTTGCAACTCTACGAGCTAAAATAAACTAATATGTTGTTGTCGTGAAGAATATAGACTAAGAATAATTATCTTTGTGCCATGTTTAGCAACGACAACGAATTAAAAGATTTTTTAGACTTCTATTATTTGAAATACAATAATGTCAGTTTTATTGAAAACGACCCTATTAGCATTCCACATAAGTTTACCCGTAAGGAAGATATCGAAATATCGGCTTTTTTTGCATCGATATTGGCTTGGGGAAAGCGTTCGGAAATAATAAAGAAGTCGAATGTGTTGATTGATATGATGGATTACGAGCCGTATAACTTCATCATCAATGCTTCCGACGAAGAGTTTAAGAAAATAATAAAGTTTTATTACCGAACATTTTCGGGTGATGATGCTCTTTATTTCGTTCACTCGCTCAAAAACATATACACCAATAAAGGTGGTTTGGAAAAGGTATTTACCGATGCTTATTCAAAAACCGGCAATTTTAAAGATGTTTTTATTGAATTTTATGATGTTTTCTTCGAGTTGCCGCATCTTGTCAGGACAAGAAAACACATTGCAAATCCGAAGAAAGGCAGTGCAGCTAAGCGTTTAAATATGTTTATGCGTTGGATGGTCAGAAAAGATGACAATGGTGTTGATTTTGGATTGTGGAACGGTATATCGCAGGCTGACTTGATGCTACCATTAGACTTGCATACGGCAAACACATCGAGGAAAATAGGAATTTTAACCATAAATCAAAACAACTGGAATGCTGTTGTTGAAGTAACCGAAAAATTGCGAAAACTTGATAGTAACGACCCTATTAAATACGATTTTGCTTTGTTTGGCGTGAGCCACGACAAAATTTTATAGTTTGAAAACATGTATTTATGAGTAGCGAAAATGAAACAAAAGGAAAAGTAGAAGTTTTTTATTTTAAAAACGAACTGACTTGCGGAGTTTGTCGTGTTTTGGGCGGCAAAATAGAACAAATGCTTGCAGAAAGTTTTCCAAAATTTGAGCTTTGCGTTGTAGATACTGTTACAGAACCGGAAAAAGCAGCGAGCTACGGAGTTTTTTCAGTTCCTGTGGTTTTGTTGTATATTGATGGGAAAGAATATATAAGGGAAGTTGGAAATATTTCTGTTTACGAGTTGAAATCGAAATTTGAAAGATATAATAACTTATTAAATTCATGAAAATAAAATCTATAAAAAGTTGGGCAGAAGATGAGCGACCGCGAGAGCGATTGCTTTCAAAGGGTGCGGCGGCTCTTAGCAATGTGGAATTGTTAGCTATTCTCATTGGCTCGGGTAATGCAGAAGAATCGGCGGTTGATTTATGCAGGCGTATTTATGCCGATGCCGGAAATAATTTGACAAGTCTTTCGCGTTATTCTGTTGCCGAACTTATGAAATACAAAGGAATAGGCGAGGCTAAGGCTGTTACAATTTGTGCAGCAATGGAACTGTCGAGGAGGCGTTCGTTGGAAGTGGCTCTTGAGCAGAAACAAATTAGCACAAGCAAGTCGGCTTTTGAAGCCTTAAAACCTTTATTAAGCGATTTGCGTGTAGAATGTTTTTATGTTTTGTTGCTAAATACGGCAAACCGACTGATTAAGATAGAAAAAATCAGCGAGGGCGGAATGGCAGGCACCGTCGTCGATCAGCGATTGATATTTAAGTCGGCTATCGAAAACAATGCAA from Lentimicrobiaceae bacterium includes the following:
- a CDS encoding TIGR02757 family protein: MFSNDNELKDFLDFYYLKYNNVSFIENDPISIPHKFTRKEDIEISAFFASILAWGKRSEIIKKSNVLIDMMDYEPYNFIINASDEEFKKIIKFYYRTFSGDDALYFVHSLKNIYTNKGGLEKVFTDAYSKTGNFKDVFIEFYDVFFELPHLVRTRKHIANPKKGSAAKRLNMFMRWMVRKDDNGVDFGLWNGISQADLMLPLDLHTANTSRKIGILTINQNNWNAVVEVTEKLRKLDSNDPIKYDFALFGVSHDKIL
- a CDS encoding thioredoxin family protein, with translation MSSENETKGKVEVFYFKNELTCGVCRVLGGKIEQMLAESFPKFELCVVDTVTEPEKAASYGVFSVPVVLLYIDGKEYIREVGNISVYELKSKFERYNNLLNS
- the hydG gene encoding [FeFe] hydrogenase H-cluster radical SAM maturase HydG; this translates as MKFYPEECKIPDKRMQPFIDADEIWEHLNNAEATPENVEKVIQKSLNKNRLTLRETAILINANTPELVEKIKAGARKLKEMVYGNRIVLFAPLYIGNKCINNCSYCGFRTGNKEAIRHTLSDQEIVREVEALEDNGQKRLILVYGEHPAYNAEYIAHTVRLVYSVKKGNGEIRRVNINAAPLSIEDFRTVKAAGIGTYQIFQETYHPEAYKRYHLGGKKTDYNYRLTSLDRAQEAGIDDVGIGALLGLYDWRFEVMGLVRHTNHFEACYNVGPHTISFPRLKDASSASFDKAYDVSDEDFTKLVAILRLAVPYTGLILTARENPEVRKEVMKFGVSQIDGGTKLEIGSYTESLNEEQNLNREQFHIGDSRSLNDIINELLDSGYLPSFCTACYRLGRTGEHFMEFSVPGFIKRYCSPNAILTLTEYLEDYAPEETKAKGYKVIEENLKKLEDDSYKVNVTEIRNRIEKIKKGERDLYF
- the radC gene encoding DNA repair protein RadC produces the protein MKIKSIKSWAEDERPRERLLSKGAAALSNVELLAILIGSGNAEESAVDLCRRIYADAGNNLTSLSRYSVAELMKYKGIGEAKAVTICAAMELSRRRSLEVALEQKQISTSKSAFEALKPLLSDLRVECFYVLLLNTANRLIKIEKISEGGMAGTVVDQRLIFKSAIENNATAVILAHNHPSGQLKPSESDKTLTSKFLKAGQILDIPVLDHLIIGNNSYFSFADEGILV
- a CDS encoding TonB-dependent receptor; protein product: MIKQHKIAVTCKALILLGFIIVFNSSNLLSQTVTIVSKSTSEPVENCYVYNNDSSKVVISNSKGEFRIDNFSDSDILTISHVSYYNKSVSVLEIKGKKNKIVLDENLINLKEFVLIENKKAELLKRTYNKIDIIETKEIRDISPQSSADLLRGSGKVFVQQSQLGGGSPVIRGFESNRLLIVIDGVRMNNAIYRAGHLQNVITIDPEMLERVEVLHGPGSIMYGSDAMGGVMHFFTKNPQLSGNDTTLVNGDLSLRYGSAANDYMQSFRINVGTKKFALLSGVTAKSIGDLRQGSVRDEKYGDWGKRLYYVERINNIDSVITNPDPLVQKQSGYKQFDLFTKLLYKPCEKYSVLVNAQYSNTTDVPRYDRLNTFDGNIPKYAEWYYGPQKRALISVKQTLTNNYLLFDEMDVTMAYQNISEDRINRRFRKSKKRHQEETVNQYTFNTDFYKQVTAKNKINYGIEFIYNTVNSNAYHENVKTGEITKTAISRYPDKLNNMFHAAAYLSHKWDICDKFIFSQSLRYNYVTLNSEYTPEMLQLADFPITGVISQKNQTVNGALGFVYLPGRDWRLKANVSTGFRAPNVDDVGKINDSNSDDKLLIIPNPDLKPEQVANAELTVEKTIGHAFNFGVTGFYTKLFDAFVLQNTTINGSDSIMYEGVMSHIQFMSNTQSATLYGFEAFVLANITPSLHFSSFMTYTKGTIDKDKSPLDHIPPMFGKTSLKYIHNYITAEVYAVYNFAKPLNEYSASGEDNPVYATEDGTPAWFTLNAKVDFRISKNLNVLFGVENILDKHYRYFASGISAPGRNIFATLRAKIN